From the genome of Nakamurella flavida:
CTGGACCAGCTCGTCGAGGACGGCGAGGTCACCTCCCGGCCGGCCAGCTCGCCCCGGGGTCGCGGCCGGGGCCGACCCGCCCGCGCCTATCTGCTGACCGATGCCGGTCGCGCCCGCTTCCCGCACGCCTACGACCAGGTCGCCATCCAGGCCCTGCGCTTCCTGCGGGCCACGGCCGGCCCGGCCGCGGTCACCGCCTTCGCGCGGGACTGGGCCCAGGCGGCGCTCGCCCCGGCCCGGCCCGCGCTGGCCGCGGCCGCCGATGTCGCCGCCCGTTCCGAGGTGGTCACCGAGGCGCTCACCGACGCGGGCTTCGCCGCGTCGCTGCACCAGGTGGGCATCGGCCGGCAGTTGTGCCAGCACCACTGCCCGGTGGCCCACGTCGCGGCGGAGTTCCCCCAGTTCTGCGAGGAGGAAATGCATGTCCTCACCGCGGCGTTGGGCACCTATGCACAGCGGATCGCCACCATCGCCCGGGGCGACTCGTTCTGCACGACCTTCATCCCCCGGGCGGTGAACACGGCCGGACCGGAGCTCGTCGGCACGTCACCTTCTGATGAAGGCCCGCCGGCCGGAACGGAACCGCCCGAAACCGCCCCGCCCGAACCCCCAGCCCGTCGGACAGAACAGAAACAGATGACCGCCGCATTCCCCGTACCACCGCTCGCCACAGCACCGACCACTTCTGCACTCCCCACCACCGAGTCCGCACCACTGGGAAGGACATCGTCATGACGACTGCTCCCGAGAAGCCCCTCGACCTGCTCGACGAGACCGGAGCCGCGGCTCCGGGTGCTCCGTTGACCCAGGCCGAGACCATCGACACGCTGGGCCGCTACGCGTTCGGCTGGTCGGATTCCGACGCCGCCGGCGCGTCCGCCCGCCGTGGCCTGAACGAGGACGTCGTCCGCGACATCTCGGCCAAGAAGAGCGAGCCGGAGTGGATGCTGGCGCGTCGGCTCAAGGCCCTGCAGCTCTTCGACCGCCAGCCGATGCCGACCTGGGGCGCCGACCTGTCGGGCATCCACTTCGACACGATCAAGTACTTCGTGCGCTCGGGTGAGAAGCAGGCCGCCAGCTGGGAGGACCTGCCCGAGGACATCAAGAACACCTACGACAAGCTGGGCATCCCGGAGGCGGAGAAGCAGCGTCTGGTCTCCGGTGTCGCGGCCCAGTACGAGTCCGAGGTCGTCTACCACTCCATCCAGAAGGAGCTCGAGGACCAGGGCGTCATCTTCCTGGACACCGACACGGCCCTGAAGGAGCACCCGGAGATCTTCCAGGAGTACTTCGGTTCGGTCATCCCGTCCGGGGACAACAAGTTCTCCGCGCTGAACTCGGCCGTGTGGTCCGGCGGATCGTTCGTCTACGTCCCCAAGGGCGTGCACGTGGAGATCCCGCTGCAGGCCTACTTCCGCATCAACACCGAGAACATGGGCCAGTTCGAGCGGACGTTGATCATCGTCGACGAGGACGCCTACGTGCACTACGTCGAGGGCTGCACCGCGCCGATCTACAAGTCGGACTCGCTGCACTCCGCCGTCGTGGAGATCATCGTCAAGAAGGGTGGCCGCTGCCGGTACACCACCATCCAGAACTGGTCGAACAACGTCTACAACCTGGTCACCAAGCGGGCCAAGGCCGAGGCCGGCGCGACCATGGAGTGGGTCGACGGCAACATCGGCTCCAAGGTGACGATGAAGTACCCGGCCGTCTGGATGATGGGCGAGCACGCCAAGGGCGAGGTCATGTCGATCGCGTTCGCCGGCGAGGGCCAGCACCAGGACACCGGCGCCAAGATGCTCCACCTCGCGCCGCACACCAGCTCCACCATCATCTCCAAGTCGGTGTCGCGCGGTGGCGGGCGCACGTCCTACCGCGGGCTGGTCCAGGTCAACCCGGGCAACCACCACAGCAAGTCCACGGTGAAGTGCGACGCGCTGCTGGTCGACACCATCTCCCGCTCGGACACCTACCCCTACGTCGACGTCCGCGAGGACGACGTGTCGATGGGTCACGAGGCGACGGTGTCCCGGGTCAGCGAGGAGCAGCTCTTCTACCTGATGAGCCGCGGCCTGACCGAGGACGAGGCGATGGCGATGATCGTCCGCGGCTTCGTCGAGCCGATCGCCCGCGAGCTCCCCATGGAGTATGCGCTGGAACTGAACCGCCTGATCGAACTGCAGATGGAAGGGGCGGTGGGCTGAGCATGACCACGAGCACCGATGACACGAACACGCTCGCCGTCCCGGCCCACGTGACCACCCCCCACACGGAGGCCACGGACGTCGTCGACCCGATCGACGAGGGTGACGCGTTCCCGGTCGACGGGCCGGCCCCGGACGGCCTGACCACGCCGGAGGGGTTGACCACGGTCGCCTCCGTCGGTCCGAGCGCCGACCCGGCGCCGGACGCCGGTGCGCACACGCACGTCGGCGGGGTCACCGTGCCCGTCACCGGCGGCGCGCCGTTCCTGCACCCGGTGGGCTCGGCCGATCTGGCCGACCACCCGGTGCCGTCCGGTCGCGAGGAGATGTGGCGGTTCACCCCGCTGCGTCGCCTGCGAGGCCTGCACGACGACGCCCCGCTGACCGGTGATCCGCTGACCGCCACCTGGTCGGCCCCCGAGGGCGTGCACGTGGCCGAGCTGTCCGGGGACGAGGCCCGTGCGGCCCGCGGCCGGTCCGGCTACCTGCCCACCGACCGGCCCGCGGCGCGGGCCTGGCACGAGGCCGCGCGCACCCTGCTCGTGCAGGTGCCGGCCGACGCACAGGTCTCCGGGCCCGTCGAGGTCACCCTGACCGGGCAGGCCGGCGGCGAGGCCACGGCCGGCTGGACCGTCATCGAGGTGGGCAACCACGCGAAGGCGGACATCGTCCTCATCCAGCAGGGCAGCACCACGCTGACCGACGTCGTCGAGATCGTCGTCGGCGACGGCGCGCAGGTGACCGTGGCTGCGCTGGGGGAGTGGGCCGCCGACGCGGTGCACCTGACCCACCACCACGTCCGGCTCGGTCGCGACGCCACCATCAAGCACGTGGCGCTCTCCTTCGGGTCCGATCTGTCCCGCGCGCTGACCTCGGTGGACTACGCCGGACCGGGTGGTGACCTGGAGTTCCTCGGGCTGTACTTCGCCGACACCGGCCAGCACCTCGAGCACCGGCTGTTCGTCGACCACACCGCCCCGCACTGCAAGTCCAACGTCCTCTACAAGGGCGCGCTGCAGGGCAAGGGTGCGCACACGGTCTGGATCGGTGACGTGCTCATCCGGCGCACCGCCGAGGGCACCGACACCTACGAGATGAACCGCAACCTGTTGCTCACCGAGGGCGCCCGCGCCGACTCGGTGCCGAACCTGGAGATCGAGACCGGCGAGATCGTCGGCGCCGGTCACGCCAGCGCGACCGGCCGGTTCGACGACGAGCAGCTGTTCTACCTGCTGTCCCGCGGCATCCCGTCGGACGTGGCCCGTCGGTTGGTCGTCCGCGGCTTCTTCGGCGAGGTCCTGCAGAAGATCGGCGTGCCGTCCGTGGTCGAGCGGGCCAGCGAGACCATCGAGCGCGAACTGGCCGTCGGCGGCTACTAGGCCGCCCGGCCCGCCGGCACGGCCCCGGGCCCCCTGCACCGCACCACCTTCCGTCCCACATATTGGAGTCAAAGCATGGCAACACTGGAGATCCGCGACCTGCACGTCAGCGTCGTGACCGAGGACGGCCCGAAGGAGATCCTGCGCGGGGTCGACCTGACCATCGCGTCCGGGGAGACCCACGCGATCATGGGCCCGAACGGCTCCGGCAAGTCCACCCTGGCGTACTCGCTGGCCGGGCACCCCAAGTACGTCGTCACGTCCGGCACCGTCACCCTGGACGGTGAGGACGTGCTGGCCATGACGGTCGACGAGCGCGCCCGCGCCGGGGTGTTCCTGGCCATGCAGTACCCGGTGGAGGTCCCCGGCGTCTCGACCTCGAACTTC
Proteins encoded in this window:
- a CDS encoding helix-turn-helix transcriptional regulator; this translates as MKTADLPAPLRAGATVEIVPDPAALSGVVTSGLPEAEGGTRQAVVHLLMSAGPLTAAALADRLGLSTAGVRRHLDQLVEDGEVTSRPASSPRGRGRGRPARAYLLTDAGRARFPHAYDQVAIQALRFLRATAGPAAVTAFARDWAQAALAPARPALAAAADVAARSEVVTEALTDAGFAASLHQVGIGRQLCQHHCPVAHVAAEFPQFCEEEMHVLTAALGTYAQRIATIARGDSFCTTFIPRAVNTAGPELVGTSPSDEGPPAGTEPPETAPPEPPARRTEQKQMTAAFPVPPLATAPTTSALPTTESAPLGRTSS
- the sufB gene encoding Fe-S cluster assembly protein SufB codes for the protein MTTAPEKPLDLLDETGAAAPGAPLTQAETIDTLGRYAFGWSDSDAAGASARRGLNEDVVRDISAKKSEPEWMLARRLKALQLFDRQPMPTWGADLSGIHFDTIKYFVRSGEKQAASWEDLPEDIKNTYDKLGIPEAEKQRLVSGVAAQYESEVVYHSIQKELEDQGVIFLDTDTALKEHPEIFQEYFGSVIPSGDNKFSALNSAVWSGGSFVYVPKGVHVEIPLQAYFRINTENMGQFERTLIIVDEDAYVHYVEGCTAPIYKSDSLHSAVVEIIVKKGGRCRYTTIQNWSNNVYNLVTKRAKAEAGATMEWVDGNIGSKVTMKYPAVWMMGEHAKGEVMSIAFAGEGQHQDTGAKMLHLAPHTSSTIISKSVSRGGGRTSYRGLVQVNPGNHHSKSTVKCDALLVDTISRSDTYPYVDVREDDVSMGHEATVSRVSEEQLFYLMSRGLTEDEAMAMIVRGFVEPIARELPMEYALELNRLIELQMEGAVG
- the sufD gene encoding Fe-S cluster assembly protein SufD, with the translated sequence MTTSTDDTNTLAVPAHVTTPHTEATDVVDPIDEGDAFPVDGPAPDGLTTPEGLTTVASVGPSADPAPDAGAHTHVGGVTVPVTGGAPFLHPVGSADLADHPVPSGREEMWRFTPLRRLRGLHDDAPLTGDPLTATWSAPEGVHVAELSGDEARAARGRSGYLPTDRPAARAWHEAARTLLVQVPADAQVSGPVEVTLTGQAGGEATAGWTVIEVGNHAKADIVLIQQGSTTLTDVVEIVVGDGAQVTVAALGEWAADAVHLTHHHVRLGRDATIKHVALSFGSDLSRALTSVDYAGPGGDLEFLGLYFADTGQHLEHRLFVDHTAPHCKSNVLYKGALQGKGAHTVWIGDVLIRRTAEGTDTYEMNRNLLLTEGARADSVPNLEIETGEIVGAGHASATGRFDDEQLFYLLSRGIPSDVARRLVVRGFFGEVLQKIGVPSVVERASETIERELAVGGY